Within the Bos indicus x Bos taurus breed Angus x Brahman F1 hybrid chromosome 17, Bos_hybrid_MaternalHap_v2.0, whole genome shotgun sequence genome, the region gtgctgcggttcacggggccgcaaagagtcggacacaactgagcgactgaactgaactgaatgtagcaCACCAGGGACGTTACTTAGTACCACTGACGTGTACACTTAAAAttggttaaaatggaaaattttatattctgaatgttttaacagaatgaaaaaaatccaaagaaaaaaatgagataattttccACTCTAAGAGGTAACCATTGAGAAAGTGCAAAAGCCCACAGAATCggagaaaacatttgtaaattaCATACTGACGGAGGTCAGCTAGTACCCATGAAACATttagaactcttacaactcaacaagaCACCCTGTTTTAAAAGGGCAAATTATGTGaggggttgttgttgttactcagtcgctaagttgcaacctcatggactgcagcacgccaggcttccttgtcaatcagccaactcccggagcttgttcaaactcatgtccattgagctgacgacgccatccaaccatctcatcctctgtcgtccccttctcctcccgccttcaatctttcccagcatcagggtcttctccaacgagtgagttcttcgcatcaggtggacaaagtattggagcttcagcttcagcatcagtccttccaaagaacacccagggctgatctcctttaggatggactggctgcatctccttgcagtccaagggactctcaagagtcttctccagcaccacagttcaaaagcatcgattcttcggcgctcagctttcttcacagtccaactctcacttccacacatgactactggaaaaaccatagccttgactagacggacctttgttggcaaagtaatgtctaggttggtcataactttcctcccaaggagtaagcgtcttttaatttcatggctgcagtcaccatctgcagtgattttggagcccccccccaaaataaagtctgacactgtttccactgtttccccatctatttctcatgaactgatgggaccagatgccatgatcttcgttttctgaatgttgagctttaagccaacttttacactctcctctttcactttcatcaagaggcttttgagttcctcttcactttctgccataagggtggtgtcatctgcatatctgaggttattgatatttctcccggcaatcttgattccagcttgtgcttcttcaagcctagcgtttctcatgatgtactctgcatatgagttaaataagcggggtgacaatatacagccttgacgtactccttttcctattcggaaccagtctgttgttccatgtccagttctaactgttgcttcctgacttgcatataggtttctcaagaggcaggtcaggtggtctggtattcccatctctttcagaattttccacagtatgttgtgatccacacagtcaaaggctttggcatagtcagtaaagcagaaatagatgcttttctggaactctcttgctttttccatgatccagcggatgttggcaatttgatctctggttcctctgccttttctaaaaccagcttgaacatctggaagttcacggttcacgtattgctgaagcctggcttggagaattttgagcattacttgactagcgtgcaagatgagtgcaattgtgtggtagtttgagcattcgttgccattgcctttctttggaatgaagactgaccttttccagtcctgtggccactgctgagttttccaaatttgctggcatattgagtgcagcactttcacagcatcatctttcaggatttcaaatagctcaactggaattccatcacctctactagctttgttcttagtgatgctttctaaggcccacttgacttcacattccaggatgtccggctctaggtgagtgatcacaccatcgtgattatcttggtcggggacatctttttgtacagttcttctgcgtattcttgccacctcttcttaatatcttctgacatctgttaggtccataccatttctgttctttatcaagcccatctttgcatgaaatgttccctcggtatctctaattttcttgaagagatctctagtgtttcccattctgttgttttcctctatttctttgcactgattgctgaggaaggctttcttatctcttcttgctattctttggaactctgcattcacatgatGTTCATAATTGATGAATCAAAAACTATGatatatcaatattaaaaaaatgttattttgccCAAAGGAAATAAACTATTGGTATCTGCTATGATACGGCTTTGAAAGCTTTATGTGAGGTGAAATAAGCCAACCACAGAGGACTACAACTATAATATAGGAATCCATTGCTATGGATTGTCAAGAATAGACAAAATCATAGAGATAGGAAGGAGAGTAGTGGTGACCAGGGGCTGCAGGGAGCAGAGAGTGGAGAGCGACTGCTAATGGACATGGGAGTTTTATTTTGGCATGaggaaaatgttccaaaattgCTTGTGGTGATGACTGCATAACTTTTCGATCATACtacaaaccactgaattgtacactttaaaggaTGAGCATTCTGGTATGTGactttatatctcaataaagctgttattaaaaGACAACTAAAGTAAAATGATATAATTTGAGGATGCACACATTTaggaagcaaaaataataaagaagatgaGGAAGTAGGTATCATAAAAGACAAGATCATGATCTCTCTGAAGCAGGAGGGCATGAGATTGGCAATGGCACGCAGGTGACTTCTAAGAAGCTAAAAGTACTGATTACCTCATCAGGGCTGTACTTAACAcagctgtttctctctctcaccctccctcccttccttgctatttctctctttttcagtaAAATACACACAATATTAAAttaaccatcttaaccattttgaaGTGCACAGTTCACTGGTattaagttcattcatgttgttgtgccACCATCATCAATACCCACTTCCAGAATTTTTCATCATCCTAAACTGAAAGTCTGCAAGAACTCCCCATTCCTCTACTTCCCTACCCAGGGTAACCTGTATTCTACGTTCTGTCTCCATGAACTTGGCTATTTGTGGAACCTCAGATATGTGAGATCAAAGGTATTGCCTTTTTCATTTAATACTAATTCACTGAAAGCACATTTATGCTCTATGCATATTTTGTGACTGTGTTCggatcaaaataaaaaacatttgagaaaataaagaaaggagtGGTACAAACTGGAACAGAATGTCTCTACACTGTTTCAAAGAATTTCACtgtaaaacagaaaaggagaaactaGATGGTGACTGGAAGGTGCTGTGGGCTGAGAGGGATGGTTTTATAAAGGCGAGAAATTACAGCAAATAGTAAGACTGGATCCAGCGGACAAACAGATGCCCAAGATgtgaaagagagaagggagaaaggtaAGAGTGAATGAAGTCCATGAGAAATTAAAAGGGAAGGACACCCCACACACAAGTAAAAGGATTGGTCTTAGACGGGAGCAAGGACAATGTATTCACGATAGTGGGGGGAGCATTTAGATACAGGTGGTGGACTCAGCTAATGTTCATATGTGGAGGCATCCTTTTGATTGcttctgttaatatttttctcagtgaaatatGAGGCCAGAAGAAATTAGGAGAGTGAACTGGACAGCAAAACGTAGAAAGAAGTACATTTTGAGATCATGTCTGTGCCAGCAAGGTTTTCGTGCGTTTTTCTGAAGACATTTACAGATATTCAGGGCAGGCACGAAGCCAAGTAGAAACACAGAAGATACAGCAAGTGAGACACCACAGCAACCATACCTGGGAGCTATTTAGTCATTCAATAATTCTTGTTCGTCTACTCTTGAACAAGCACTCTTCTAGACCTGGGAGAGTGTATAAGGAGGAACAAACAGAAGTGGCCACTGAACACATGGAAGTCATATACAAACACAGGGGAGACTTCAGGATTCCTAGTCTTCAACAGGCATGGTCTTAAGATACTGCTCTGCCAAGACCAGCCCAAGAATGGTAATAGGTCTGGAGATACTTACCACCAAGGTTCCCATGATAACTGCACAACGGGGAGACTGCTCTGCTGGCATCTCCCATACACACTTTTAGTGTCATAAATACACACTGTGTTAGAAACACAACTTGAGAAACTGAATGCTGATGATGTTTTCTTAAAAGTAGGGAATGTCATTTGTCCCACGGGTGACCAGCACACTGGGGTTTATCTATCTGGGGGCACAAGGCAGGTACCACACTGGCTTTATCTAACAGATTGGTCTGTTGTGCATCGCATCTATAATGCCATGTTACATCTAGTTACAATCTCCATGTGATACAGAACAAGAGCTTTAGGAGAGAGGAAATGGGCAATGGAGCGTGCCCCCTGAAGACGTCCAAGCCTCCTGGTCTAGAACATTAGGAGTCAGCTGAGCAACGGACGATgggagagtgggggaggggtgttcCTTGTGGTACAGTTGAGGAAGGCATGgaggttttgtttcctttctcaagGTACAGTCTTGCATTTTAGAGTCTGCAGTCCCTCTTCATGATTACAGCTCTTCCTAACGTCAGGAAGACCTTAACCACTGGAGTTGAGGGTGTGGAGGGAAGTCACAGAGAAAAGACTATTTGAAGCATAACAGAGAGATCCAAAAGACTAGAAAGGACACAGCCAGAGGCTGACCTCTGAGAGGCAGGCAAGAGCCACCCTTCGTGCAGCCAGCATAGATCTGAAGTGAGTACCTGTGACAGAGGGTCTGTGTGTCagggagagctgctgctgctgctggacacAAGCCCTGCATCATCAACTGATTCACTAGGGCCATGTCAGTGGCAGCATCTGTGAGAGACTCTGCCTCTGTACTGCCTTCTCTATGGAAAAGGCAACTGGCTATGTCTGAGGCTATCAGAGTGCTTCAAACTTGGGCTCCTCACATGAAGGGCTTGAGGCTGGCCCTGGTGCCAGGACTTTCATGTGCCAGGTTGGGGATCCTGTTGTTCTTGGTACTGATTTCTCTGCCAAGCCTGTACTGTGACCTGGGCTCACCATATCACTCTTCCTATGAAGTAGTCATTCCCAAGAGTCTGAcagtggaaggaagggaagacCAAGTGGAAAAGCTCTCCTATGTGCTATTTATGCAGGGCCAGAGGCAGCTGATTCACCTGACGCTGAAGACAGACTACTTTGTGGATAACTTCCCGGTCTTCAGCTACCACGATGGCATCCTGGGGCAAGAAATGCCTCTCATCTCGCGGGACTGTCACTACGAAGGCTACATAGAAGGAGTCCCAGGTTCTTTTGTTTCTGTCAACACCTGTTCAGGCCTCAGGGGCCTCCTGATTAAGGAGGGAAAATCCTATGGCCTTGAGCCCGTGCACTCTTCCAAACGGTTTGAACACCTGTTGTACGCCATGGCCCACGAAGCTCGAGTCTCCTGTGGCGTCACGTCCAAAGACAGCCAAGTGGCATCCACCAGCCGGCGACCAGAGAGCGGCAAGCCTCACAGCTGGCAGGTGCCATCCGACTTGTGGTCACATACCAAGTACGTGGAGATGTTTGTCGTGGTCAACAACCAGCGGTTCCAAATGTGGGGCAGTGACGTCAATCAGACAGTCCAGAGAGTAATGGACATCATCGCTCTGGCCAACAGCTTCACAAGGGGAATAAACACAGAGGTGGTGCTGGCTGGAATGGAGATTTGGACGGAGGGGGACCTCACAGAGGTCCCCGTGGACCTGCAAGTTGCACTCAGGAATTTCAACAGCTGGAGACAAGAGAAGCTCTTCCATCGTGTGAAGCATGATGTTGCCCACATGATCGTGGGACAGCATCCTAGAGAGGATACGGGGCAGGCATTTCTCAGTGGTGCCTGCTCCAGTGATTTTGCGGCAGCCGTGGAATCCTTCCACCACGAGGATGTCCTCCTGTTTGCAGCGCTCATGGTCCATGAGCTCGGACACAACTTGGGTATTCGGCACGACCATCCGGCCTGCATCTGTAAAGAccggcccttctgcctcatgCGTGAAAACATCACTAAAGAAAGTGGCTTCAGCAACTGCAGCTCTGACTTCTTCCACCGGTTCCTCTGGGAACACAAGGGGGCCTGCCTGTTCAACAAGCCTGGGCACAAAGGCCGCTTACGGAGGGCTTCCCGCTGTGGCGATGGCATTGTAGAAGGACCTGAGCAGTGTGACTGTGGTTCTAACTGTGAAAGGCACCCATGCTGTGACACCAGATGTCAGCTGAGAGAGCATGCAGAATGTAGTGATGGACTCTGCTGTGATAAATGTCGCCTGAGATACCAGGGATTCATGTGCCGTGCTGCTCTGGGAGAGTGTGACCTCCCAGAGTATTGTAATGGTTCCTCGGGAGAATGTCCCAGAGACAGCTATAAGCTAGATGGTACCATGTGTGACAGAATTCACTACTGTGCTGGAGGTCGGTGTAAGAACCCTGACAATCAGTGCATGGATATATACGGGTCCCCTGCAAGGTCTGCCCCAGAAATGTGTTACGTTTCAATGAACACAAGAGGGGACCGGTTTGGAAACTGTGGTACCACCAGCTCACCGAGGTTAACATATCTGAAGTGTGCAGATGATAACATATTTTGTGGCAAACTTATATGTACAAATGTTAGAGAGATACCACAACTCAAACCCAATCATACACTGATCCAGGTCGCTCACAAAGATGACTGGTGCTGGAGCATGGATGCCTATGGCACTGCTGATGTCCCTGATGATGGAGATGCACACACTGGCACTCTCTGTGCCCCACACAAAGTCTGCATGAATCACTTGTGTACTGATTACACCTCACTTGGGTACAACTGTGAGACAACAGAACTGTGTAACGGGAAAGGAGTTTGCAACAATTTTAGGCACTGCCATTGTGAGGATGGCTATGCTCCCCCCGACTGCAAAACTCCTGGAAATGGGGGTAGTGTGGACAGTGGCTCCTCTGGTAAACCAAGGGACAGTATCGACAATAATCCAAgtgaagaagaaagcaaaagtcaTGATTCAGAGGTTGTTAATTTTCAcagaaacagtgaaaataaagatgaaagccAGAGCCTTGACAAGATACTGTATATAGTCCCCCTTTttctcttagcaatatttttagcTCTAGTTATTGCTGCCAGTTTTCGGGCTAGAAAGGATATGTCACAGTGCTCACAAGAGGACCTCGAAGAATCCGAAGAAGAAGCTGTTCAAATAGAGGAGGCAGTCAGATAAGTGGAAGAACCAGGGGCAGAAAATGAGTAGTGCTAGGAAGAAGTGCTAACATTGCAAACTCTCGATACGTTGGGTAGGAAGGAGGTCAGCTGGGCAACGTGCTGTGGGCACTGACAGTTGCACAGGCTCTGTTTCGGACTCTATGGTCTGCACAAATGTCCAGATGTGGGAGGAGGGATTTTCTTGTTTAGAAGGAAATTATTTTAGTAATTgattatatgtacatgtgtaaagTTATCGAAAAGACAATGTTTTACTACTTTTTCCCATTTTCACATTTCATGAAACTCATTTAAATTACACTTTTCTCATGGATTATTCTTATCAATGTCTCTTCTTAGTATGGCAAATTTGACTTCCTCTGTTTTCCAGGGAATGTCGTATCGTGTCTACTTTGCTTGACCTAAGATCttatctgtgtgtgcgtgtgcacatgcaggtgtgtgtgtgtgtacacacactgcTATCTTTGTTTTTTCACCTCATTCACTATTACATATTATGTTAAGAAAGTTATTTATATGATTTGTTCACCTAATTTGCTTTTAGAagtatattcattaatataatgtccgactctttgcgaccccatggactgtagcctaccaggctcttccatccatgggattttccaggcaagggtactggagggttcgccatttccttctccaggggttcttcccaacccagggatcaaacccgggtatcccacattgtacacagacactttaccatctgagccaccagggacgtccttattcattaaataaaaatgtttaaatgaaaaagtaaataaatgtttgttttcagaTAAAGTACCACTATAGCTTTTATGGACTTTATGGAGCCTATTACCTGTTTCTTCCAGTTTGCTTTAGAGGAAGCTACATTTGATCCAGAGAGGTCTGATCACCCTGTGTCTGGGTGCATGGGGGaaaggaagcaacctaagcaaTCTTGTTCAGCGTGGAGTTCAGCTGGAAGTAttgattattcttttttctttctgtttttctacttcacttattatatttatttctcatttcatttttaaattaatatattgtcGACTGATAGTCCAAACAAATAGAGCTTTGGAGGGGAGTCAATTGTGTATAAAGAGAACACCAAGCATGTATTACATAACATTACCCATTCTGTGCAAGACACTGTGCTATATACTTTACATTAATTCTTAATCATCCCAGCTACCCTATCAGACCTCCATCTTGTCCATGAAGAACTGGAGATCAGAGAGTTTTGCCCTAGAACTGGACTGCATTCTGCCCAAGGATGACAGTCTACATTCTCTACTACCTCATGAGCCTTTTcctttagtgaaaaaaaaaagtgagagggAAGACAACTGATATATCCTTAATTGCCCAGGATGTGACTTCCTTCTCAGTGACTCTAATGAAACAGAAGCCTTATAAATCAATGTTAATCTCTATCATGAACTTGCCACACTGTGTAGTTATTATTGATGAAAGAATCCTTTCCCTTATTACATTCTGCCATCATGGAGTGATAGGTTTATGCCCTTTTCAGCTCTGAGGGCCCAGATCACCTTAGGTTCTCAGGAAACGTTGACCAAGTGAATGACTTCACCAGAGCCAACCCTAAAATAAGATGGTAATGTAACTGGATACTCTTGCTAGTTCCTAGACAGAGCACAACTGAAACCTTTCTCAGGTGCTGTGTTGCTACAGGTTAAGTATTCTCAGCCTTGGGAAAGTTTCCGAGCATCAGTTTTTGATGGTACAGTTGCTGAATCCCTCTTCTAACTGCCCACTCCTATGTGAgtgggaaaaaagcaaacaaaagaagggTAAAACCTGGTTTAGGCTTTCAAGAAGCTGATGCTAATTACTTTTGGTGGAACAAAACCAAACTTCAGAGCAAAATCCAAATTCAAGCCTTCAGTTATGTAAATTTCCAGACCACAAGATTTGCTGGTAATCAAATCTCTAGACattgtatcggagaaggcaatggcaccccactccagtactcttgcctggaaaattccatggatggaggagcctggaaggctgcagtccatggggtcgctaagagtcggacatgactgagcgacttcactttcacttttcactttcacgcactggagaaggaaatggcaacccactccagtgttcttgcctggagaatcccagggatgggagagcctggtgggctgctgtctatggggtcacacagagttggacacgactgaagtgacttagcaatagcaacaGACATCGTATGCCAGGTCAAGATTCATGTGAAAGCACACTATTAGTTGGTAGTGGCTTTGAGAACAAGGGTGAAACTGGGTAACTGAAGGCCTCCAAAGGTAAACCTGTCATTAGAGACTTCTGAAAAAGATGTGGAGGATTTCTGCTGAGAAGCATTCCAGTGCAGAACAGAAGTGGTAACCTTCCTAAGTGCACAGGCTGATGACTATAATAAAACCTAGTAAGcatagtcttttttaaaaaactgaagaaatagaaGGGAATCCTGATTTAGGGTAATTATGCTTAGCTAACTTAAAGGTGTCCTTTAAAAACCAAAAGTCAGGTAGATAattgaaaatcaatcaataaaaccTACTTAGGATTTCACAATATTTGACAACAAAATTTAGCAAATACAAAAGCtgtatagattattttaaaatttttagttgctGTCTTTACAACCAACCCTCACGTTTACAAGACCACGTTAAAGGCAGGAAACAAAGGTTAGGAAAGCCCTTTAAATAAACTTCTTCtgaaagaatgattaaaaaaaaatgaacagatttaTAAGTTGTCAGGTGAATCTTAAAATGCATGGAAACTCCACAGTCTCGGCATTGAAGGCCAAAGCTCTTTAGGGTAGACTATAGGAGAGAAGTGACCAGTTTTAATGTGTGCAGGAGAGAGAAGATAGGGTAACTCGCTTTGGAAATCTCCAGGTTCAAGGTGCAATGTTCTGTATTTTGTGTGACTGCCTCTGCTAAGTGTACTCTCTGGCCCATTTAGTTTGGGGGACTCTGAGA harbors:
- the LOC113907444 gene encoding disintegrin and metalloproteinase domain-containing protein 1a-like, whose product is MSVAASVRDSASVLPSLWKRQLAMSEAIRVLQTWAPHMKGLRLALVPGLSCARLGILLFLVLISLPSLYCDLGSPYHSSYEVVIPKSLTVEGREDQVEKLSYVLFMQGQRQLIHLTLKTDYFVDNFPVFSYHDGILGQEMPLISRDCHYEGYIEGVPGSFVSVNTCSGLRGLLIKEGKSYGLEPVHSSKRFEHLLYAMAHEARVSCGVTSKDSQVASTSRRPESGKPHSWQVPSDLWSHTKYVEMFVVVNNQRFQMWGSDVNQTVQRVMDIIALANSFTRGINTEVVLAGMEIWTEGDLTEVPVDLQVALRNFNSWRQEKLFHRVKHDVAHMIVGQHPREDTGQAFLSGACSSDFAAAVESFHHEDVLLFAALMVHELGHNLGIRHDHPACICKDRPFCLMRENITKESGFSNCSSDFFHRFLWEHKGACLFNKPGHKGRLRRASRCGDGIVEGPEQCDCGSNCERHPCCDTRCQLREHAECSDGLCCDKCRLRYQGFMCRAALGECDLPEYCNGSSGECPRDSYKLDGTMCDRIHYCAGGRCKNPDNQCMDIYGSPARSAPEMCYVSMNTRGDRFGNCGTTSSPRLTYLKCADDNIFCGKLICTNVREIPQLKPNHTLIQVAHKDDWCWSMDAYGTADVPDDGDAHTGTLCAPHKVCMNHLCTDYTSLGYNCETTELCNGKGVCNNFRHCHCEDGYAPPDCKTPGNGGSVDSGSSGKPRDSIDNNPSEEESKSHDSEVVNFHRNSENKDESQSLDKILYIVPLFLLAIFLALVIAASFRARKDMSQCSQEDLEESEEEAVQIEEAVR